A single genomic interval of Bradyrhizobium sp. sBnM-33 harbors:
- a CDS encoding MFS transporter: MSREEKKVILASSLGTVFEWYDFYLYGALAAIIGAQFFSQYPEATRNVFALLAFAAGFLVRPFGALVFGRLGDLVGRKYTFLITILIMGLSTFLVGCLPSYESIGFIAPVALIALRMAQGLALGGEYGGAAIYVAEHAPPGRRGFFTSWIQTTATLGLLLSLIVIMFTQIYVNANFAEVTTAAGAKITPFAAWGWRIPFLVSIVLLGVSVWIRLQMQESPAFQKMKEEGSLSKAPLTEAFGQWRNARIALLALFGLVAGQAVVWYTGQFYALFFLQNILKVDTFTANVMVAWSLVLGTGGFIVFGALSDRIGRKPIILAGCLIAAVTYFPLFKLLTATANPALHAAQVNTQVTIIADPAECSFQFNPTGTAKFTSSCDIAKALLARSSVNATTVNASGGTVAKVRIGDKEFTANDPNFARDVGAALTAAGYPGASNPTIARIPIDPKAGLANFAGMFDIFSAQKLTIIGILTILVIYVTMVYGPIAAALVEFFPTRIRYSGLSLPYHIGNGWFGGLLPATSFAMVAQTGDIYFGLWYPIVVALMTFVIGLMFVPETYKRDIFKQ; encoded by the coding sequence ATGAGCCGCGAAGAAAAAAAGGTTATCCTTGCCTCTTCGCTCGGTACCGTTTTCGAATGGTACGACTTCTACCTCTACGGCGCTTTGGCCGCCATTATCGGCGCGCAGTTCTTCAGCCAGTACCCCGAGGCAACGCGCAACGTCTTCGCGCTGCTGGCGTTTGCCGCGGGCTTCCTGGTGCGTCCGTTCGGCGCGCTGGTGTTCGGCCGGCTGGGCGATCTCGTTGGACGCAAGTACACCTTCCTCATCACCATCTTGATCATGGGTTTGTCGACCTTCCTGGTCGGCTGCCTGCCAAGCTACGAATCGATTGGGTTCATCGCGCCGGTAGCGCTCATTGCGTTGCGCATGGCCCAGGGTCTCGCGCTCGGCGGCGAGTATGGCGGTGCGGCGATTTACGTTGCGGAACATGCACCTCCCGGAAGGCGCGGCTTCTTCACGAGCTGGATCCAGACCACCGCGACGCTCGGTCTTCTGCTTTCTCTGATCGTCATCATGTTCACGCAGATCTACGTGAACGCGAACTTTGCCGAGGTGACGACGGCGGCTGGAGCGAAAATCACACCCTTCGCTGCGTGGGGCTGGCGCATTCCGTTCCTGGTCTCGATCGTGTTGCTCGGCGTCTCCGTGTGGATCCGTCTGCAGATGCAGGAGAGCCCTGCTTTCCAAAAGATGAAAGAGGAAGGCTCGTTGTCAAAGGCGCCGTTGACGGAAGCCTTCGGGCAGTGGAGAAACGCCAGAATCGCGCTGCTCGCTCTTTTCGGCCTCGTCGCCGGCCAGGCCGTCGTCTGGTACACAGGCCAGTTCTACGCGCTGTTCTTCCTGCAGAACATTTTGAAGGTCGATACCTTCACGGCCAACGTGATGGTTGCGTGGTCGCTTGTCCTTGGCACCGGCGGTTTCATCGTGTTCGGCGCGCTTTCCGACAGGATTGGTCGCAAGCCGATCATTCTGGCGGGGTGCCTTATTGCAGCGGTCACCTACTTCCCGCTCTTCAAGCTCCTGACCGCGACGGCCAACCCGGCGCTGCATGCGGCCCAGGTGAACACACAGGTCACCATCATCGCCGACCCCGCCGAATGCTCGTTCCAGTTCAACCCGACCGGCACCGCCAAGTTTACGAGCTCCTGCGACATCGCCAAGGCGCTGCTAGCACGCAGTTCGGTGAACGCAACGACGGTCAACGCGTCGGGCGGTACGGTCGCCAAAGTGAGGATTGGAGACAAGGAATTCACCGCCAACGATCCGAACTTCGCCCGAGATGTCGGTGCGGCCCTGACCGCGGCCGGATATCCTGGCGCCAGCAATCCTACGATCGCGCGGATTCCGATCGACCCGAAAGCAGGGCTGGCCAATTTCGCTGGGATGTTCGACATCTTCAGCGCGCAGAAATTGACCATCATCGGCATCCTGACCATCCTGGTGATCTATGTGACGATGGTCTACGGCCCGATCGCCGCGGCTCTGGTCGAGTTCTTCCCGACCCGCATCCGCTACTCCGGCCTGTCGCTGCCCTACCACATCGGCAACGGCTGGTTCGGCGGCCTCTTGCCAGCCACATCGTTCGCGATGGTGGCCCAGACCGGCGACATCTATTTTGGCCTCTGGTATCCGATCGTGGTGGCACTGATGACCTTTGTGATCGGTCTGATGTTTGTGCCGGAGACCTACAAACGGGACATCTTCAAGCAGTAA
- a CDS encoding sensor histidine kinase, translated as MLSGPVIITVAFLYLGLLFAIAYYSDKRADQGRSLIANPTIYALSIAVYCTSWTFYGSVGRAASTGVDFLPIYLGPTLTFIVAWFVIRKIIRISKVNRITSIADFVASRYGKSFQLGGLVTVIAVVGILPYISLQLKAISTSFSVLLDYPEIVMPTTPASALFLQDTAFYVALIMGVFAILFGTRHIDASEHHEGMVAAIAFESIVKLVAFLTVGLFVTFGIYGGFGEIFAQAEASGALSRLFIIDGVAAYTSWITLTLLAMGAIVVLPRQFQMLVVENVDERHLRKAMWLFPLYLLLINIFVLPIAFAGLLHFPQGGVDGDTFVLTVPMKEQRPILALIAFIGGLSAATSMIIVETIALATMVCNDLVMPLLLRVGRLHLSERRDLAGILLTIRRATIIVVVLLGYAYVRLIGESYALVTIGLVSFAAAMQFVPAIVGGIYWKGATKAGAVAGLTGGFLVWIYTLLLPSFARSGWISQSFVENGPLGLALLKPYALFGLAGLDPIAHATIWTLLVNVGLFVGVSLMTFQSIIERSQAVQFVEIFKRSADVGGVWRGRATIGDLKELLVRFMGEARANAAFARFERENKRHLHDHGSADSDIVSYSERQLAGAIGAASARIMVASVLREEMHNIDEVAQILDEASQLVVYSRQLEQKSRELEAATAELRAANERLKELDKLKDDFVATVSHEVRTPLTSIRSFSEILRDNPDLDADQRHKFVSIVVQESERLSRLINDILDLAKMEAGTSEWHMADLAPKAVIEQALAGMAGLFAKARHVSLETRIPDDLPPIRADADRFTQVIVNLISNAEKFCAKENGWIRLEAWQEAGFLRVDVKDNGIGIAKKDQEKIFERFQQAGNTLTDKPQGTGLGLPICRQILLRFGGAIWVDSEPDHGAKFSFRIPLSHSGAEAGAATFETAQ; from the coding sequence ATGCTTAGCGGCCCCGTCATCATCACCGTCGCCTTTCTTTATCTCGGCCTGCTGTTTGCAATCGCCTATTATAGCGACAAGCGTGCCGACCAAGGGCGGAGTCTGATCGCCAATCCCACCATCTATGCCCTGTCGATCGCCGTCTACTGCACCTCCTGGACGTTCTACGGCTCGGTCGGCAGGGCTGCGTCGACGGGCGTCGATTTCCTGCCGATCTATCTCGGCCCGACACTCACCTTCATCGTTGCCTGGTTCGTTATCCGCAAGATCATCCGCATCAGCAAGGTTAACCGCATCACGTCGATCGCGGATTTCGTCGCCTCGCGATACGGCAAGAGCTTTCAACTCGGCGGTCTCGTCACCGTTATCGCGGTGGTCGGCATACTTCCTTACATCTCGCTGCAGCTCAAGGCGATATCGACCAGCTTCTCGGTGCTGCTGGACTATCCCGAGATCGTGATGCCGACCACTCCGGCGAGCGCTCTCTTCCTGCAGGACACAGCCTTTTACGTAGCCCTCATCATGGGCGTATTCGCGATCCTGTTTGGGACGCGTCACATCGATGCGAGCGAGCACCATGAGGGCATGGTCGCCGCTATCGCTTTCGAGTCAATCGTCAAGCTTGTTGCATTCCTCACTGTTGGCCTATTCGTAACGTTCGGCATTTATGGCGGCTTCGGCGAGATTTTCGCACAGGCCGAGGCCTCCGGGGCGTTGAGTAGGCTGTTCATCATCGACGGCGTCGCGGCTTACACCAGTTGGATCACTCTGACGCTGCTTGCAATGGGCGCCATCGTCGTATTGCCGCGTCAGTTCCAGATGCTGGTGGTGGAGAACGTCGACGAACGCCACCTCAGGAAGGCGATGTGGCTGTTCCCGTTGTATCTCCTGCTCATCAACATCTTCGTGCTGCCGATCGCGTTCGCCGGGTTGCTGCATTTCCCGCAAGGCGGGGTGGATGGCGATACCTTCGTGCTCACCGTGCCGATGAAGGAACAACGGCCCATTCTTGCGCTGATCGCCTTCATTGGGGGGCTCTCGGCCGCGACCAGCATGATCATCGTCGAAACGATCGCGCTCGCAACCATGGTCTGCAACGATCTTGTCATGCCTCTGCTCCTGCGCGTCGGCCGCTTGCATCTGTCGGAACGCAGAGACCTTGCCGGAATCTTGCTGACAATCCGCCGCGCCACGATCATCGTCGTTGTGTTGCTTGGCTATGCCTATGTGCGCTTGATCGGCGAGTCGTATGCACTGGTGACGATCGGCCTCGTCTCTTTCGCGGCCGCGATGCAGTTCGTGCCGGCGATCGTTGGCGGCATTTACTGGAAAGGCGCCACCAAGGCCGGTGCGGTCGCAGGACTTACGGGCGGGTTCCTGGTGTGGATCTACACGCTCCTTTTGCCATCTTTCGCGCGCTCGGGCTGGATCAGCCAGAGCTTCGTCGAGAATGGCCCATTGGGCCTTGCCCTCCTCAAGCCGTACGCGCTTTTCGGACTCGCAGGGCTGGACCCGATCGCGCACGCCACGATCTGGACGCTGCTGGTGAACGTTGGGCTCTTTGTCGGGGTCTCGCTGATGACGTTCCAGTCCATTATCGAACGTAGTCAGGCGGTACAGTTCGTTGAAATCTTCAAACGATCCGCAGACGTCGGGGGCGTATGGCGGGGTCGCGCGACGATCGGGGATCTCAAAGAACTGCTGGTCCGCTTCATGGGAGAAGCGCGTGCGAACGCGGCTTTCGCGCGTTTCGAGCGCGAGAACAAACGACACCTCCACGATCATGGTTCGGCCGACTCGGACATCGTCTCCTATTCGGAGCGCCAGCTCGCCGGCGCCATCGGCGCTGCCTCCGCCCGCATTATGGTCGCCTCGGTATTGAGGGAAGAGATGCACAACATCGACGAGGTCGCGCAGATTCTGGATGAAGCCTCGCAGCTCGTCGTCTACTCGCGACAGCTCGAGCAGAAGTCGCGGGAGCTCGAGGCGGCAACGGCGGAACTGAGAGCCGCCAACGAGCGCCTCAAAGAGCTCGACAAGCTGAAAGACGATTTTGTTGCAACGGTGAGCCACGAGGTTCGCACCCCGCTGACCTCGATTCGCTCGTTCAGCGAAATCTTGCGGGACAACCCGGATCTCGACGCCGATCAGCGCCATAAGTTCGTAAGTATTGTCGTCCAGGAGAGCGAGCGACTGAGTCGGCTCATCAACGACATTCTCGATCTCGCCAAGATGGAGGCGGGCACATCAGAATGGCATATGGCGGACCTCGCTCCGAAGGCGGTCATCGAGCAGGCACTCGCCGGTATGGCTGGCCTCTTCGCCAAGGCGCGTCACGTCTCGCTCGAGACCAGGATCCCCGACGATCTTCCGCCAATCCGGGCTGATGCGGATCGCTTCACACAAGTAATTGTGAATTTGATCTCCAACGCGGAGAAGTTTTGCGCCAAGGAGAACGGCTGGATCCGGCTTGAGGCTTGGCAGGAGGCTGGCTTCCTCCGCGTTGATGTAAAGGACAACGGCATCGGCATCGCCAAGAAGGACCAGGAGAAGATATTCGAGCGCTTCCAGCAGGCTGGCAATACGCTTACGGACAAGCCGCAGGGCACCGGGCTTGGTCTGCCCATCTGCAGGCAGATATTACTACGCTTTGGCGGCGCCATCTGGGTTGACAGCGAGCCTGATCACGGGGCGAAATTCTCTTTCCGCATCCCCCTGTCTCACTCGGGTGCGGAAGCGGGCGCCGCAACATTCGAGACGGCGCAATAG
- a CDS encoding response regulator transcription factor, whose amino-acid sequence MRNGYCNPANSQFPVTFRLRPELISLNFEMQVFAWPIRARRISAPAVIAMSNPQSVLIVDDEPNILLSLEFLMRKTGYEVRTAKDGEEALAEILQAAPDLVLLDVMMPKIDGFSICQQIRANPAWNDVRIIMLTARGRDVEREKGLALGADDYITKPFSTKDAIARVEAVLARARKTERQ is encoded by the coding sequence ATGCGCAATGGGTATTGCAATCCAGCAAACAGCCAATTTCCTGTAACCTTCCGATTGCGACCCGAATTAATTAGTCTTAACTTTGAGATGCAGGTCTTTGCTTGGCCGATCAGGGCAAGACGGATTTCGGCCCCAGCGGTGATTGCCATGAGCAACCCCCAAAGCGTTCTTATCGTCGACGATGAGCCGAATATCTTACTCTCGTTGGAGTTCCTCATGAGGAAGACCGGATACGAGGTCAGAACGGCTAAGGATGGCGAGGAGGCTTTAGCCGAGATTTTGCAGGCGGCGCCCGACCTGGTGCTGCTCGACGTCATGATGCCGAAGATCGACGGATTTTCGATTTGTCAGCAAATCCGGGCCAATCCCGCGTGGAATGACGTGCGCATCATCATGCTCACCGCCAGGGGCCGCGACGTCGAGCGGGAGAAAGGGCTGGCCCTTGGCGCCGACGACTATATCACCAAGCCATTCTCGACCAAGGACGCGATAGCGCGAGTCGAGGCCGTGCTCGCTCGCGCCCGAAAGACGGAAAGGCAGTAA
- a CDS encoding SOS response-associated peptidase family protein, whose product MNRYVGNLPAMPGVFPDYPAPVVRNAGAERELVLMRWGMPPPPRTGGPPVTNIRNTSSPHWRGWLKPENRCLVPFNSFAEYAPEPNAETKKKDVVWFAINEDRPLICFAGICTEFKGDHGTKSKPIPGPHQVYGFLTTSPPHQHRTHALQQLAALFDHSVGAFLKAWPSR is encoded by the coding sequence ATGAATCGCTATGTTGGCAACTTGCCAGCAATGCCCGGCGTATTTCCAGATTATCCCGCGCCAGTCGTGCGCAACGCCGGCGCCGAGCGCGAGCTAGTCTTGATGCGCTGGGGCATGCCGCCACCGCCGCGGACCGGCGGGCCGCCAGTGACCAACATCCGCAACACGTCCTCGCCGCACTGGCGCGGCTGGCTGAAGCCGGAAAACCGCTGCCTGGTGCCGTTCAACAGCTTCGCTGAGTATGCGCCGGAGCCGAACGCCGAGACCAAGAAAAAGGACGTCGTCTGGTTCGCGATCAATGAGGATCGGCCGCTCATCTGCTTCGCGGGCATCTGCACCGAGTTCAAGGGCGACCACGGGACGAAATCGAAGCCGATCCCCGGACCGCATCAGGTCTACGGTTTTCTGACGACGTCGCCACCACATCAACACCGGACTCATGCACTGCAGCAACTAGCTGCGCTATTCGATCACTCTGTCGGCGCTTTCCTGAAGGCCTGGCCCAGTCGTTGA
- a CDS encoding IS110 family transposase, translated as MKHYVGLDVSLKETAICVVDENGVVIREGKTFSEPEAIVAWLNESGLPIAKVGIEIGGLARWLYGELRAAGLHAVCIDPRRLRGVTRTMPIKTDRNDARAIAQVMRVGWYTVVHIKGDVSQELRMLLNNRKTLLIKQIDIENEIRGVLRVFGLKLSGRISQVTFEQQTNELTDGHPQLAAMLRPTLVARAALREQYGVLHKMVLEIVRREPTCQRLMTIPGVGALTAITFLTTIDDPDRFQRSRDVGAHLGLTPRKYASGDRNGAISRCGDVMLRTILYQAALALLTRTQRWSALKAWGVRVAKRRGLRRAVVAVARKLAIVMHRIWADGSEFRWTCEEATA; from the coding sequence ATGAAGCACTATGTCGGTCTGGATGTTTCGCTAAAGGAGACGGCTATCTGTGTTGTGGACGAGAATGGCGTCGTCATTCGCGAGGGCAAAACATTTTCGGAACCGGAGGCTATTGTTGCCTGGCTCAACGAAAGCGGATTGCCCATTGCCAAGGTCGGGATTGAGATTGGTGGTCTCGCTCGTTGGCTGTACGGCGAACTGCGTGCTGCCGGCTTACACGCAGTCTGCATCGACCCCCGAAGACTGCGCGGCGTGACTAGGACGATGCCGATTAAGACCGATCGAAACGACGCTCGCGCTATTGCGCAGGTAATGCGGGTCGGCTGGTACACCGTTGTTCATATCAAGGGTGACGTGAGCCAGGAGCTACGAATGCTTCTCAATAATCGCAAGACGCTTTTGATTAAGCAGATCGATATCGAGAATGAAATTCGGGGCGTCTTACGCGTCTTCGGCTTAAAGCTGTCTGGTCGTATATCTCAAGTAACGTTTGAGCAGCAAACGAATGAACTCACAGATGGCCATCCACAACTCGCGGCGATGCTGCGCCCAACGCTTGTGGCTCGAGCCGCGCTGCGTGAACAGTACGGCGTCCTACACAAGATGGTACTTGAAATAGTACGCCGCGAACCGACATGCCAGCGGCTCATGACGATACCAGGCGTAGGCGCACTGACGGCAATCACGTTTCTAACAACTATTGATGACCCGGATCGCTTTCAACGCTCCCGCGATGTTGGCGCGCATCTTGGCCTTACGCCACGCAAATACGCATCTGGCGATCGGAATGGCGCTATTTCGAGGTGCGGCGATGTGATGCTCAGGACCATACTTTATCAGGCAGCGCTTGCACTTCTAACCCGCACCCAGCGTTGGTCTGCATTGAAAGCCTGGGGTGTAAGGGTGGCCAAGCGACGCGGTCTTCGCCGAGCAGTCGTGGCGGTCGCGCGAAAATTAGCGATCGTGATGCATCGGATCTGGGCAGATGGAAGCGAGTTCCGATGGACCTGCGAGGAGGCGACCGCATGA
- a CDS encoding helix-turn-helix domain-containing protein: MLKENYVAKQQRIGERLSRAMARAHMDRRELAALTGYCEAQIMQWERGRAPLYPNELIKLCHALDVKPEWLLCWERRIH, translated from the coding sequence ATGCTCAAGGAGAACTACGTCGCCAAGCAACAGCGGATCGGCGAGCGCCTGTCGCGCGCGATGGCTAGGGCCCACATGGATCGCCGAGAACTCGCCGCACTGACGGGTTACTGTGAGGCACAGATCATGCAGTGGGAGCGCGGGCGCGCGCCGCTCTACCCGAACGAACTCATAAAGCTGTGCCATGCGCTTGACGTGAAGCCAGAGTGGCTGCTGTGTTGGGAACGCCGCATTCACTAA